CAGCCTTCTCCTCGGCGGCGGCATGGGCGCTGTCGCCATCGGTCCGCCGGCGGCGGCCTTCCCCCTGGCCGGCACCCTGCTTTCCGCCGGTGCCTGGCCGCCGGCCATCGCCGCCTTCATCGTCTCCTGGGTCTCCGTCGGCGTGGTCACCCTGCCTTTTGAGATGGGCGTCTTCGGTGCCCGCTACGCCCTGCTGCGGAACGGCATGGCCTTTGTCGCCGCCCTTGTCATCGGGCTGCTCATGGGAGCGATTATATGACCCCGGCGGGCACTCTCCTCGACAGAGGGATCAAGCTGCTGCGCTCCCAATGGCTGCTGCTGTCCGTGGTCGTCCTCTACCTGTGGGCCTTTCAGGTCGCCCCGGAGCGGGCGCAGGAAGCCCTGGCGGTGAGCGGACGCACCTTCGGCTCCGTACTGCTTATTATCATTTCGGTCTTTGGTCTGATGGGTTTGCTGCAGGTGTGGATCAGCCGCGACAAGGTCGCCGCCATGCTGGGCAAGGAAGGGGGCTGGAAAGCCCTGGTGATCGCCGCGGCCTGCGGCACGGTGCTTATCGGACCGGCCTATATCATCTTCCCCTTGCTGCAGAGCATCCGCGCCCAGGGGGCGCGCTGGGCCGTCATTACCGCCGTGCTGGCCGCCTATGCCGTGAAGATTCCGATGATTCCTCTGGAGGTGCAGTTTCTCGGCTGGAGCTTCTCCATCTCTCGCTCCGTCCTCACCATTCTTACCGCCATCCCCATCGGCCTGCTGGTCGAAGCCATTATGGAGTGGCGGCCTGCGTCCTATGGCGACAGGCCGCGCTGAAGATCTCCAAAAACAGTTGCGGACGGTGAATCAGGGGCAGTCCCCGATTCTCTTTCCCGTCGTGTAACTGATCATTTTCATCGGTTCCTGCCCGGGAAGAACGGTCTCCATGCGGACCTGGCCCTTAAAACTATCCCCCTGATAGGTCACCTCGCCCCGGGCCGTCGTCGTGCCCTCGTCCGAGGTGCACTGCATCACCCATCGCACCATATTGCCGGACACCGTGTTTTCCAGCAGGCGACACTGCTGGTCGGACTCGGCCCGCTGCGGGACGAGATCTTCCTTGCTCAGGCATTGGGTGTGGGTCATCGCCGGCATCTGCATGGGCATCCCGGGCATCTCCAGCCGGCTGC
The sequence above is a segment of the Desulfuromonas sp. KJ2020 genome. Coding sequences within it:
- a CDS encoding permease, whose amino-acid sequence is MSAVGLTYLVLILIAYGFSSSNSPEKTRKSLKIAGLSLWRLFPLLVAVFGLVGLFQVFIPPELIEKILGESSGPISLLLGGGMGAVAIGPPAAAFPLAGTLLSAGAWPPAIAAFIVSWVSVGVVTLPFEMGVFGARYALLRNGMAFVAALVIGLLMGAII
- a CDS encoding DUF3617 domain-containing protein; translation: MFRTFATWFLAVGLSLGGVALAAEVQMRPGLWEISSRLEMPGMPMQMPAMTHTQCLSKEDLVPQRAESDQQCRLLENTVSGNMVRWVMQCTSDEGTTTARGEVTYQGDSFKGQVRMETVLPGQEPMKMISYTTGKRIGDCP
- a CDS encoding permease; the encoded protein is MTPAGTLLDRGIKLLRSQWLLLSVVVLYLWAFQVAPERAQEALAVSGRTFGSVLLIIISVFGLMGLLQVWISRDKVAAMLGKEGGWKALVIAAACGTVLIGPAYIIFPLLQSIRAQGARWAVITAVLAAYAVKIPMIPLEVQFLGWSFSISRSVLTILTAIPIGLLVEAIMEWRPASYGDRPR